In the Sediminispirochaeta bajacaliforniensis DSM 16054 genome, one interval contains:
- a CDS encoding metallophosphoesterase: MERISFFCDTAELSLMQVTDLHLALRYPLKRFFLHKLARLVKTEAPQLLINSGDFFCRRKITSPVPIIRLFDHYIGTFVPWTFAWGNHDLEIGRKGREAGLFEKVEKALLRSKHCLYAKSSIPRPSSTGGDAFTGGNFVIEIFQRGEEKPSWQIFILNSGRKQHITKEVSAAMEEEICRYERSVPGICFFHRPIKETDKAMKWGLFKGAGGERADCGDENGRLHAELKELGTIKACFYGHDHVNNFFFRKDGIAYVYGRKTLPFAYGSSSLSNLDRSRQKDPRTIAWGFLMIKLPLSQKAFQEAPAIEIASILENRETAYRWQIPLEEAQSEAETFEGMNITMMC, from the coding sequence ATGGAGCGGATATCCTTCTTTTGTGATACAGCGGAACTTTCTCTGATGCAGGTAACAGATCTTCACCTTGCCCTTCGGTATCCGTTAAAACGGTTTTTCTTACACAAACTTGCCAGGCTTGTCAAAACCGAGGCCCCCCAGCTATTGATCAATAGTGGCGATTTCTTCTGTCGACGAAAAATCACCTCACCAGTGCCGATTATTCGACTTTTCGATCACTATATCGGCACATTTGTCCCGTGGACCTTTGCATGGGGAAATCACGATTTGGAGATAGGCAGAAAGGGAAGAGAAGCGGGACTCTTCGAAAAGGTGGAAAAAGCATTACTTCGTTCAAAGCACTGCTTATATGCAAAAAGCAGCATTCCTCGTCCATCATCTACCGGCGGCGACGCATTTACCGGTGGAAATTTCGTTATCGAGATCTTTCAAAGGGGCGAAGAAAAACCCTCCTGGCAAATTTTCATCCTCAATTCGGGAAGGAAACAGCATATCACAAAGGAAGTATCCGCCGCCATGGAAGAAGAGATTTGTCGCTACGAAAGAAGTGTGCCCGGGATTTGCTTCTTCCATCGCCCTATAAAAGAGACGGATAAGGCAATGAAATGGGGGCTTTTCAAAGGTGCAGGAGGAGAACGTGCCGACTGTGGAGATGAGAACGGCCGATTGCATGCCGAGCTCAAGGAGTTGGGAACCATTAAAGCCTGCTTCTACGGCCATGACCACGTCAATAATTTCTTTTTTCGGAAAGATGGTATTGCATATGTCTACGGAAGGAAGACACTTCCCTTTGCCTATGGTTCCTCGAGCCTGTCAAATCTGGATAGGTCTAGACAAAAAGATCCAAGAACAATAGCCTGGGGCTTTCTCATGATCAAACTTCCCCTCAGTCAAAAAGCCTTTCAGGAAGCTCCTGCCATTGAGATTGCATCTATTCTTGAAAATCGGGAAACAGCGTATAGGTGGCAGATTCCTCTGGAGGAAGCCCAGAGCGAGGCAGAAACATTCGAGGGAATGAATATTACAATGATGTGCTGA
- a CDS encoding sigma-54-dependent Fis family transcriptional regulator has protein sequence MVSLFFAKMIQLRYTFVTLFWTIVLAKGDVIMESSATETKVMWERFITKGRIEEGALRKEITEAWMRCINASVDPFADRSSTVLPQPFLNEILQHHKTLIDIARPFMENLYRFVAGSGFVVILCDEKGYLMEAVGDNDVLYGDHGLNLQQGAWWAEEEVGNNGVGTALRLKRPFQVSGAEHFCRKHHPWTCSGAPIFDDNGRVIAVLEMSGPVEKTHLHTLGMVAAGVEAIQQQMRVKKQNRELTVLNNSLNNIFLTVSDGVIVIDSRGAVDQVNPAAENILHQSAEKLAGHPFQEYIDNWHPIHEMLEMGTAFHEIELSINDGDGAITCLTSAKPIKDGGGTVTGGVIFINPITRIKKLINRFSGAHASFTFDDIIGCGQSLSKAIHLAKLVADNESIVLLSGESGTGKEMFAQAIHNKSNRRKGPFVAVNCGAIPRELIESELFGYVEGAFTGARKRGKPGKFELASGGTLFLDEIGEMPLEQQVALLRVLQDKSLTRIGGDKTVMIDTRIICATNKNLQLEVARGTFRQDLYYRLNVISIHLPPLREHREDIPTMFEVFLENACKRIGVKVPRINDEVMQRLQCYDWPGNVREFRNVVERVVNMTAGSDICPENLPDEILSPRKGLWPSPMLSEAHNFDEERKKIKALAEKKEQEEILAMLYKHNGNVSQAAREMGISRNSLYRKMHKQGD, from the coding sequence ATGGTGTCACTTTTTTTTGCAAAAATGATACAGTTACGTTACACCTTTGTGACACTTTTTTGGACCATTGTTTTAGCAAAGGGTGATGTAATAATGGAATCAAGTGCGACTGAGACAAAGGTGATGTGGGAACGATTCATCACAAAAGGTCGAATCGAAGAGGGAGCTCTTCGTAAAGAGATTACCGAGGCCTGGATGCGATGTATTAATGCATCCGTTGATCCCTTTGCGGACCGAAGCAGCACGGTACTCCCCCAGCCCTTCCTCAACGAAATTCTACAACATCATAAAACCCTCATCGATATCGCCCGTCCCTTTATGGAAAACCTCTATCGATTCGTCGCGGGATCGGGGTTCGTGGTTATTTTATGTGATGAAAAGGGGTATCTGATGGAGGCCGTAGGCGATAACGACGTGCTGTACGGTGATCACGGCTTGAATCTCCAACAGGGCGCATGGTGGGCGGAGGAAGAGGTCGGAAACAACGGAGTGGGAACGGCGCTCCGTCTAAAACGCCCATTCCAGGTCTCCGGTGCGGAGCATTTCTGCCGTAAGCACCATCCATGGACCTGTTCAGGGGCTCCTATCTTTGACGACAACGGAAGGGTCATTGCGGTCTTGGAGATGTCAGGGCCTGTTGAGAAGACCCACCTGCACACTCTCGGCATGGTTGCGGCCGGTGTGGAAGCAATTCAGCAGCAGATGAGGGTTAAGAAACAAAATCGGGAGCTGACGGTCCTGAATAACAGCCTCAATAACATCTTTCTCACCGTTTCCGATGGTGTCATTGTCATTGATTCCAGAGGCGCCGTCGATCAGGTAAATCCAGCGGCGGAAAACATTTTGCATCAAAGTGCGGAGAAATTGGCGGGACATCCCTTTCAGGAGTATATCGATAATTGGCATCCCATTCATGAGATGCTTGAAATGGGTACTGCTTTCCACGAAATCGAACTTTCGATCAACGACGGCGATGGTGCCATCACCTGCCTCACCTCGGCAAAACCAATCAAAGACGGCGGGGGAACAGTCACAGGCGGGGTCATTTTCATCAATCCCATCACACGGATCAAAAAACTCATCAACCGTTTCAGCGGGGCCCACGCTTCTTTTACCTTCGATGATATCATAGGATGCGGCCAGTCGCTGAGCAAAGCAATCCATCTGGCAAAACTGGTGGCGGACAACGAAAGCATCGTACTGCTCAGCGGCGAAAGCGGGACCGGTAAAGAGATGTTTGCCCAGGCGATACACAATAAAAGCAATCGGAGGAAGGGCCCTTTTGTGGCGGTAAACTGTGGTGCGATCCCTCGGGAACTGATCGAAAGCGAACTTTTCGGTTATGTGGAGGGGGCGTTCACCGGTGCACGAAAACGGGGAAAGCCCGGAAAATTCGAGCTGGCCTCGGGAGGGACCCTCTTTCTCGACGAAATCGGAGAGATGCCCCTTGAACAACAGGTTGCATTGCTAAGAGTTCTCCAGGACAAGAGTCTTACCCGTATCGGCGGCGATAAAACGGTAATGATCGATACCAGGATCATCTGTGCCACCAACAAGAATCTCCAACTGGAAGTGGCACGCGGGACCTTTCGTCAGGACCTCTACTACCGCCTCAATGTGATCTCGATTCATCTTCCCCCATTGCGTGAACATCGTGAGGATATCCCGACAATGTTCGAGGTGTTTCTTGAAAATGCCTGTAAAAGGATCGGTGTGAAGGTCCCCCGGATAAACGATGAGGTGATGCAGCGCCTGCAATGTTACGATTGGCCCGGTAATGTGCGAGAATTTCGAAATGTTGTCGAGCGGGTGGTCAATATGACGGCCGGTAGCGATATTTGCCCGGAGAACCTTCCCGATGAAATTCTCTCTCCGCGAAAAGGGCTCTGGCCTTCGCCGATGCTCAGTGAGGCCCACAATTTCGATGAAGAGCGAAAGAAGATAAAAGCACTGGCGGAAAAGAAGGAGCAGGAAGAAATTCTTGCGATGTTGTATAAGCATAACGGCAATGTCAGCCAGGCTGCACGTGAAATGGGCATTTCAAGGAATTCACTCTATCGGAAAATGCATAAACAAGGCGACTGA
- a CDS encoding TetR family transcriptional regulator — protein sequence MEKGHEEFSLRKLARLIGVTPMAVYRHFENDDDTLKKILSTSL from the coding sequence GTGGAAAAAGGACATGAAGAGTTTTCGTTAAGAAAGCTTGCACGTCTTATCGGGGTTACACCTATGGCCGTGTATCGGCATTTCGAAAACGATGATGATACTTTAAAGAAAATTCTCAGCACATCATTGTAA